One stretch of Hevea brasiliensis isolate MT/VB/25A 57/8 chromosome 12, ASM3005281v1, whole genome shotgun sequence DNA includes these proteins:
- the LOC110645271 gene encoding vacuolar iron transporter homolog 2-like, producing MATNTNRFPLAINDVEQQATVLELEANKEDFDYTKRAQWLRAAVLGANDGLVSTASLMMGVGAVKQDIKAMILSGFAGLVAGACSMAIGEFVSVYSQFDIELAQIKRDKQRGTNNNEGKQENGGEDEGEKESLPNPLQAAAASALAFSVGAIVPLLAASFIRNYKARLGAVVGAVSLALMLFGWLGAVMGKAPAVRSSARVLVGGLMAMAITFGLTKLIGSSGL from the coding sequence ATGGCCACCAACACCAATAGGTTTCCTCTGGCTATTAACGATGTTGAGCAACAAGCAACAGTACTAGAGCTTGAAGCCAATAAGGAAGACTTCGACTACACGAAAAGAGCACAATGGCTACGAGCGGCAGTTCTTGGGGCCAACGATGGTCTGGTTTCCACTGCATCACTGATGATGGGTGTTGGTGCTGTGAAACAAGACATCAAGGCCATGATACTTTCTGGGtttgctggcttggtagctgggGCTTGTAGTATGGCAATAGGTGAGTTTGTGTCTGTGTACTCACAGTTTGATATAGAGTTGGCTCAAATAAAGAGAGACAAGCAAAGAGGAACTAATAATAATGAAGGAAAACAAGAAAATGGAGGTGAAGACGAAGGAGAGAAGGAGAGTTTACCTAACCCACTGCAAGCAGCTGCAGCCTCAGCTCTTGCCTTTTCAGTGGGTGCAATCGTGCCACTATTAGCTGCTTCTTTTATAAGAAACTATAAGGCAAGACTAGGTGCCGTAGTTGGTGCAGTGAGTTTGGCTTTGATGCTGTTTGGGTGGCTAGGGGCTGTAATGGGGAAGGCACCAGCGGTTAGGTCTTCTGCAAGGGTTTTGGTTGGAGGGCTAATGGCTATGGCCATAACCTTTGGACTAACCAAGTTGATCGGTTCAAGTGGCCTGTGA